In Thermococcus sp. M39, the following are encoded in one genomic region:
- a CDS encoding TraB domain-containing protein, which translates to MSYLRYVKVIGTMHVSPESRERVKKTILEEKPHAIAIELDRRRFYAIQNPQKMTFGDAVKYGRKGIIQYILTKVEEKLGEEFGMMPGGEMMEAINLAGLLGVPLYLIDEDINVITMKILKAPFREKLLLLLESLAVFMPLPLKREEKDIIMDFKVMMTQFKMRYPYLYRVLLEERNEIMARNLIAIVDSLKANGVKKPKVVAVVGLGHKKGIEKILNSHKAFISPR; encoded by the coding sequence ATGAGTTATCTTCGATACGTTAAAGTCATTGGAACGATGCACGTCTCTCCAGAAAGCAGAGAGAGAGTTAAGAAAACAATATTAGAAGAAAAACCGCATGCAATAGCTATAGAGCTTGATAGAAGGAGATTTTATGCAATACAGAATCCTCAAAAGATGACATTTGGAGATGCAGTTAAGTACGGGAGGAAAGGAATTATTCAGTATATCCTAACAAAAGTTGAGGAAAAGCTGGGAGAAGAGTTTGGTATGATGCCCGGTGGGGAAATGATGGAAGCAATAAATCTGGCGGGACTTTTGGGAGTTCCTTTATATCTCATCGATGAGGACATAAATGTTATAACAATGAAGATCCTCAAAGCACCTTTTAGAGAGAAGCTTTTACTTCTTTTGGAAAGCTTGGCAGTTTTTATGCCCTTACCACTTAAACGCGAGGAAAAGGATATTATTATGGATTTTAAAGTCATGATGACTCAGTTTAAAATGAGATATCCCTATCTGTATCGTGTTCTCCTCGAGGAGAGAAACGAGATAATGGCTAGGAATTTAATCGCCATTGTGGACAGTTTAAAAGCAAATGGGGTTAAAAAACCTAAAGTCGTTGCAGTCGTTGGTTTGGGACATAAGAAAGGTATAGAGAAGATATTGAACTCGCATAAGGCTTTTATATCGCCAAGATGA
- a CDS encoding zinc ribbon domain-containing protein, whose protein sequence is MERQQLRCPLCGGTDFRVEEGKLDSKWGFTAHKVKIVICKNCGYVMMFYKGRTIWDFD, encoded by the coding sequence ATGGAAAGGCAACAGTTAAGATGCCCGTTATGTGGCGGAACAGATTTTCGAGTTGAAGAAGGAAAGCTCGACAGTAAATGGGGGTTTACAGCTCATAAAGTGAAGATAGTCATCTGCAAAAACTGTGGCTATGTTATGATGTTCTACAAAGGAAGAACTATCTGGGACTTTGATTGA
- a CDS encoding KH domain-containing protein, which yields MIERLKQMLRVDVIDVEYSGDKIIVYVPKDQVRIAVGSGGSAVKAAELVLGKKIEIRGR from the coding sequence ATGATAGAACGCTTAAAGCAGATGCTTCGCGTTGATGTGATAGACGTTGAATACTCTGGGGACAAGATTATAGTGTATGTTCCAAAAGATCAGGTAAGAATTGCTGTTGGAAGCGGAGGTTCTGCTGTAAAAGCTGCAGAGCTTGTCTTGGGAAAGAAGATTGAAATCAGGGGGAGATAA
- a CDS encoding site-2 protease family protein yields the protein MTLRDFRKQELEDLAVSYIVLLILFSNFELKNMPYVALAVLTAFVFHELAHRQVAKRYGYVAFYKRWDTGILIALLLGIVGKIIFGHAIFFAALGAVYIYAPYQYWEDREAEGWISLSGPLTNIIVGIVALILLKTLSLPLHAMISLFYTAIVNFWIAFFNLLPFPPLDGYKVLKWNAGYWAVAIGVAYILRSLV from the coding sequence GTGACTCTTAGAGATTTTAGGAAGCAGGAGCTTGAAGATTTGGCGGTTTCATATATAGTGTTGCTAATTCTGTTCTCAAACTTTGAGCTAAAGAACATGCCTTATGTAGCTTTGGCTGTTTTGACGGCTTTTGTTTTCCATGAATTGGCTCATAGGCAGGTTGCGAAGAGATATGGGTACGTAGCTTTTTACAAGCGATGGGACACTGGAATTTTAATAGCCCTCTTGCTTGGCATAGTGGGGAAGATAATATTTGGTCATGCAATATTTTTTGCCGCATTAGGGGCTGTTTACATCTATGCCCCTTATCAGTATTGGGAGGATAGAGAAGCAGAGGGATGGATAAGCTTATCTGGACCTTTGACAAACATAATAGTTGGAATAGTCGCTTTAATTTTGCTGAAGACGTTATCGCTTCCACTTCATGCAATGATATCCTTGTTCTACACTGCTATAGTGAACTTCTGGATAGCGTTCTTCAACCTTTTGCCGTTTCCACCTCTCGATGGCTACAAAGTCCTCAAGTGGAACGCTGGCTATTGGGCTGTTGCAATTGGGGTAGCGTATATTCTAAGGTCTCTGGTTTGA